One genomic segment of Paenibacillus sp. FSL H8-0332 includes these proteins:
- a CDS encoding sensor domain-containing diguanylate cyclase produces MIILFTSISVLLVGISVASLLILNHTMNKLSDSLYSDVYQNSELILNADRDLYQAALALQTTVGGALTSAQRSTLSQEFEDNNAQALQRVSTARYNLNSVKSPFNGMKQSELLLDELRNELDHFGTTLTTWRDSGRELISQRVQSDWNPAFYSALTIHTELNEVREVLNQAEDRIDSYANQVMTEFNNLKSSLFAVYSVFLFLLVLVIFYLSRRLISLQNEMQDEKSLYQLIGETMSDFIVLTDPNGLILYASPSHATALGYVPSKGAPLSNYIREAEISWAKLKSVVQSSPRISELRMRSAEGHWVWLETKVTPIAGSRNFPAQFMLVSREITQRKQYEERLHKLAFYDHLTAIPNRAHFKMYMENLINQPEERRQEIAVALLDCDRFKQLNDTLGHLAGDEFLQLLSRELQQTVKGSGQAFRIGGDEFAVVLHRFSSPQMLDELLNRLLQLFSKSWSVNQGSSFHTSASIGVALYPQHGSSINELLRAADLAMYRSKNHGGNEANLYSEHVDKKYSDQRN; encoded by the coding sequence TTGATTATACTATTCACCTCCATCTCCGTTCTCCTGGTTGGCATCAGTGTGGCCTCTCTACTGATTCTGAATCATACGATGAACAAATTATCCGACTCTCTATACAGTGACGTCTATCAGAATTCCGAGCTTATTCTGAACGCTGACCGGGACCTGTATCAGGCGGCCCTTGCGCTTCAGACCACAGTCGGGGGAGCGTTGACCAGTGCGCAGCGCAGTACGCTGTCGCAAGAATTCGAGGACAATAATGCCCAGGCGCTGCAGCGGGTCAGTACCGCACGTTATAACCTGAATTCCGTGAAGAGCCCGTTCAATGGAATGAAGCAGAGCGAGCTGCTGCTGGACGAGCTGAGGAACGAGCTGGATCACTTCGGGACTACGCTTACCACATGGAGGGATAGCGGCCGGGAGCTGATCTCGCAGCGCGTCCAGAGCGACTGGAACCCCGCATTCTACTCAGCCCTCACCATACATACAGAGCTAAATGAGGTACGGGAGGTCCTGAATCAGGCAGAGGATCGGATTGACAGCTATGCCAACCAGGTGATGACGGAGTTCAATAATCTCAAAAGCTCCCTGTTCGCCGTCTACTCCGTATTCCTGTTCCTGCTTGTACTGGTCATCTTCTATCTCAGCCGCAGACTGATCTCGCTGCAGAATGAAATGCAGGATGAGAAGTCGCTCTATCAGCTGATCGGTGAGACGATGTCTGATTTTATCGTGCTGACAGACCCGAACGGTCTCATTCTGTATGCGTCCCCTTCCCATGCAACTGCGCTTGGTTATGTGCCGAGCAAAGGGGCGCCGCTCTCCAACTATATCCGTGAAGCCGAGATCTCCTGGGCCAAGCTCAAGAGTGTGGTGCAGTCTTCACCGAGAATATCCGAGCTGCGCATGCGTTCGGCCGAAGGGCACTGGGTGTGGCTGGAGACCAAGGTTACCCCTATTGCGGGCAGCCGCAATTTCCCGGCGCAGTTCATGCTCGTATCACGTGAGATTACCCAGCGCAAGCAATATGAGGAGCGGCTGCACAAGCTGGCCTTCTATGATCATCTGACGGCGATTCCCAACCGTGCCCATTTCAAAATGTACATGGAGAACCTGATCAACCAGCCCGAGGAGCGCCGGCAGGAGATCGCCGTGGCGCTGCTGGACTGCGACCGGTTCAAGCAGCTCAATGATACACTCGGCCATCTGGCCGGTGATGAATTCCTGCAGCTGCTCTCCCGGGAGCTGCAGCAGACCGTGAAGGGCTCCGGCCAGGCCTTCCGGATCGGCGGGGATGAATTCGCCGTAGTGCTGCACCGGTTCAGCAGCCCGCAAATGCTGGACGAGCTGCTGAACCGTCTGCTCCAGCTGTTCAGCAAATCCTGGTCCGTTAACCAGGGCTCCAGCTTCCACACCTCTGCCAGCATAGGCGTGGCGCTGTACCCGCAGCACGGCAGCAGCATCAACGAGCTGCTCCGTGCCGCCGATCTTGCGATGTACCGCTCCAAGAACCATGGCGGCAATGAGGCTAACCTGTACAGCGAGCATGTGGATAAGAAATACAGTGATCAGCGGAACTAG
- a CDS encoding ABC transporter permease, which translates to MMLYQSMKMAFKSILSSKIRAFLTMLGIIIGVSSVIALVAVGQGTTSQITESLSSLGTNQLTVNIMGRGATTSLTYEEALALGEIEGVDNVSPVINGNVTAKYGTENVSVSVEGITPAYEEVQDFHVQSGRFLLEMDTEYRQKVALIGSDTAEDLFGTDNPVGQKVQINGSSFKIVGLLESKGSTSVGSSDEKLLIPISTAERFLQSKGVRSITLTTTSNDNVDDVKTKLEASLTAKFSAAENAYSVFDSREMLETVNETSATLSMALGGIAGISLFVGGIGIMNIMIVSVNERTREIGIRKAIGAKKKNIMMQFMIESVVLSGTGGLIGVALGLGASWAVGNYTALNVAPSWNMVLISFSFSLIIGVLFGMIPASKAARMRPIYALRNE; encoded by the coding sequence ATGATGCTGTACCAGAGTATGAAAATGGCCTTCAAAAGTATCCTGAGCAGTAAAATAAGAGCCTTTCTTACCATGCTGGGCATTATTATCGGGGTCTCCTCCGTCATTGCACTTGTCGCTGTGGGTCAGGGCACCACCTCGCAGATTACAGAGTCCCTAAGCTCCCTGGGAACCAACCAGCTGACCGTCAACATTATGGGCCGCGGAGCCACTACTTCGCTAACTTACGAAGAAGCCTTGGCCCTCGGTGAGATTGAAGGGGTGGACAATGTATCCCCGGTCATCAACGGAAACGTTACCGCCAAGTACGGTACCGAGAACGTTTCCGTATCTGTAGAAGGTATTACACCTGCCTACGAAGAGGTTCAGGATTTCCATGTACAATCCGGAAGATTTCTGCTTGAGATGGATACAGAATACCGGCAGAAGGTTGCTTTAATCGGATCAGATACAGCGGAGGATCTATTCGGTACAGATAATCCTGTAGGCCAAAAGGTACAGATCAACGGAAGCAGCTTCAAGATCGTCGGGCTGCTGGAGAGTAAAGGCTCCACCAGCGTCGGCTCAAGCGACGAGAAGCTGCTGATCCCCATCTCTACAGCCGAACGGTTCCTGCAGAGCAAGGGAGTCCGCTCCATTACCCTCACAACCACTTCCAATGACAATGTGGATGATGTCAAAACCAAGCTGGAGGCCAGCCTTACTGCCAAATTCAGTGCAGCCGAGAATGCCTACTCTGTCTTTGATTCCCGGGAGATGCTGGAAACGGTAAATGAGACCAGCGCTACTCTGTCCATGGCACTTGGCGGTATCGCCGGTATCTCGTTATTTGTAGGCGGGATAGGGATTATGAACATTATGATTGTCTCAGTCAATGAGCGAACCAGAGAGATAGGCATCCGCAAGGCCATCGGGGCCAAAAAAAAGAATATTATGATGCAGTTCATGATCGAATCCGTGGTCTTAAGCGGAACCGGAGGCCTGATCGGAGTCGCACTGGGACTTGGCGCCAGCTGGGCTGTCGGTAATTATACCGCCTTGAATGTGGCGCCCTCCTGGAATATGGTGCTGATCTCCTTTTCATTCTCCTTGATCATCGGTGTCCTCTTCGGAATGATTCCTGCAAGCAAGGCTGCAAGAATGCGCCCTATTTATGCACTGCGCAACGAATAG
- a CDS encoding ABC transporter ATP-binding protein, translating to MISPEPLIRVENMQHSYTMAGESMTVLRSLSFNINHGEFVAIIGPSGSGKSTLMNMLGCLDVANEGDYFLDGQEIRRLSDNRLAQIRNEKIGFIFQNFNLLPKLSAVENVELPLIYRGMSHRERREIARSALVRVGLESRMNHRPSELSGGQQQRVAIARALAGTPPILLADEPTGALDSKTGQEVLQMIKELNEQGHTIILITHDLEIAEQAKRIIRIQDGDLVEDRKVAHS from the coding sequence ATGATCTCACCAGAGCCGCTGATCCGGGTTGAGAATATGCAGCATAGCTACACGATGGCCGGAGAATCGATGACGGTTCTGAGGAGCCTGAGCTTCAACATTAATCACGGTGAATTCGTTGCGATCATCGGCCCGTCAGGGTCAGGCAAGTCCACCCTGATGAACATGCTGGGCTGCCTGGATGTGGCTAATGAAGGCGATTATTTCCTGGACGGCCAGGAGATCCGCAGGCTGTCTGACAACAGGCTGGCCCAGATCCGCAACGAGAAGATCGGCTTTATATTTCAGAACTTCAATCTGCTGCCGAAATTATCAGCGGTAGAGAATGTGGAGCTGCCCTTGATCTACCGGGGAATGTCCCACAGGGAGCGCAGAGAAATTGCCCGCAGTGCCCTGGTCCGGGTAGGCCTGGAGAGCAGAATGAATCACCGTCCCTCCGAGCTGTCCGGAGGCCAGCAGCAGCGTGTGGCTATTGCCCGCGCCCTTGCTGGAACCCCTCCTATTCTTCTTGCCGATGAGCCGACCGGAGCGCTGGACTCCAAGACAGGCCAGGAAGTTCTGCAAATGATTAAGGAGCTCAACGAACAGGGGCATACCATTATTCTGATCACGCATGACTTGGAGATTGCCGAGCAGGCCAAACGGATTATCCGGATTCAAGACGGGGATCTTGTAGAGGATCGGAAGGTGGCACATTCATGA
- a CDS encoding efflux RND transporter periplasmic adaptor subunit, whose translation MNKKKIIIIASTVVIVAIAGIAGYRLWPDQNRQINAAPLNTAVASKGDILVGVSGSGAVSAINSESIRTKEAGKVDTVMVKKGDVVTKGAVLITFVAGDLDDKLKEATKSLENLKTELENKQESYKTLAMNNATEEELEAAKKAIDKANSDIADGQESIAAIHEDMAPPDPLTAPIDGTITAVNITDGEQAQNGAELFTMTDYVNLSVTVQVDELDIPQIKLDQASTITLDALEDKAFTGKVIDIAKEGTSSNGVSLFNVTVGLNDSEGVLIGMSAEVAITIEEKKDILTVPIEAVTKINGKSFVNVPGTLDEQADTTDRGAADSKSSAGAEFPGRAAGFASGMKRVAVETGIHNESSIEIVSGLSEGDEVILPTVISSGSATSPQQGGMGGMGGFGGGGMTGGGAGGGMGGFGGGGSGGSGGGFSGGGGGR comes from the coding sequence ATGAACAAGAAGAAGATCATTATTATCGCTTCAACTGTAGTTATCGTTGCTATTGCCGGGATTGCGGGCTATAGGCTCTGGCCGGATCAGAACCGGCAGATCAATGCCGCTCCGCTGAATACGGCAGTTGCCAGTAAGGGAGATATCCTGGTGGGAGTCTCAGGTTCAGGTGCAGTATCGGCGATCAACAGCGAGAGCATCCGCACCAAAGAAGCCGGGAAGGTCGATACGGTCATGGTTAAGAAAGGCGATGTCGTTACAAAAGGCGCTGTGCTGATCACATTTGTCGCGGGCGATCTGGACGATAAGCTGAAGGAAGCCACAAAGTCGCTGGAGAATCTCAAGACAGAGCTGGAGAATAAACAGGAGAGCTACAAGACGCTGGCTATGAATAACGCGACAGAGGAAGAGCTGGAAGCGGCAAAAAAAGCCATTGATAAGGCCAATAGCGATATTGCGGACGGGCAGGAATCCATCGCTGCCATCCATGAAGATATGGCTCCGCCTGATCCGCTGACCGCTCCGATCGATGGAACGATTACTGCCGTGAATATTACGGACGGCGAACAGGCCCAGAATGGTGCAGAGCTGTTCACAATGACCGACTATGTTAACCTGAGCGTAACGGTGCAGGTAGACGAGCTGGATATCCCCCAAATCAAGCTGGATCAAGCCTCTACGATCACATTGGATGCGCTTGAGGACAAGGCGTTTACCGGCAAGGTCATAGATATCGCCAAAGAAGGTACCTCTTCTAACGGTGTCTCCCTGTTTAACGTCACTGTAGGATTAAATGACTCGGAGGGTGTGCTTATCGGCATGTCTGCGGAGGTGGCGATTACAATCGAAGAGAAGAAGGATATTCTGACCGTTCCCATCGAAGCTGTAACGAAGATAAACGGGAAATCCTTCGTCAATGTGCCAGGGACCCTGGATGAACAAGCTGACACAACGGACAGAGGTGCGGCTGATTCCAAGTCCTCTGCTGGCGCGGAGTTCCCCGGCAGAGCAGCCGGTTTCGCCTCAGGCATGAAACGAGTGGCCGTAGAGACCGGTATCCACAATGAGAGCAGCATCGAAATCGTCAGCGGCTTAAGTGAAGGGGATGAAGTGATCCTCCCGACCGTGATCTCCTCAGGCAGTGCTACCTCCCCGCAGCAAGGCGGCATGGGCGGTATGGGTGGCTTCGGCGGCGGAGGAATGACCGGCGGAGGTGCTGGCGGCGGGATGGGCGGCTTCGGCGGCGGAGGTAGCGGGGGTAGCGGCGGCGGCTTCAGCGGTGGAGGTGGCGGACGATGA
- the pheS gene encoding phenylalanine--tRNA ligase subunit alpha, which translates to MKDKLEALKAEALTKLQAVSDPQILNDLRVKYLGKKGELTEVLRGMGGLSAEERPVIGQVANLVRSAIEEVIGAKQELFQQQETQNRLNAEKVDVTLQGRGMPQGGIHPLSRVIQEIEDIFIGMGYQVAEGPEVETDYYNFEALNLPKNHPARDMQDSFYITEDILMRTQTSPVQIRTMQAMNGETPVKVICPGKVFRRDDDDATHSFQFHQIEGLVIGRNIRMSDLKGTLQQFMKEMFGPSAGIRLRPSFFPFTEPSVEVDVSCFKCGGEGCRLCKQSGWLEILGAGMVHPNVLRMGGYDPEIYSGFAFGMGAERIAMLKYGIDDIRYFYTNDMGFVKQFKGI; encoded by the coding sequence ATGAAAGACAAATTGGAAGCACTGAAGGCTGAGGCACTGACGAAGCTGCAGGCGGTATCCGATCCGCAGATTCTGAATGACCTGCGCGTCAAATACCTTGGCAAAAAAGGCGAGCTGACAGAGGTTCTGCGCGGTATGGGCGGACTAAGCGCGGAGGAGCGTCCGGTGATCGGCCAGGTGGCCAATCTGGTGCGCAGCGCCATTGAAGAGGTGATCGGCGCCAAGCAGGAGCTGTTCCAGCAGCAGGAGACGCAGAATCGCCTGAATGCGGAGAAGGTCGATGTAACCCTGCAAGGCCGCGGCATGCCGCAGGGCGGGATTCATCCGCTCAGCCGGGTGATCCAGGAGATCGAGGATATTTTCATCGGCATGGGCTACCAGGTTGCGGAAGGACCGGAAGTAGAGACGGATTATTACAACTTCGAGGCGCTTAACCTTCCGAAGAACCATCCGGCCCGCGATATGCAGGATTCCTTCTATATTACGGAAGACATTCTGATGCGCACACAGACCTCGCCGGTTCAGATCCGTACCATGCAGGCGATGAATGGTGAGACTCCGGTCAAAGTGATCTGTCCGGGCAAAGTATTCCGCCGTGACGATGACGATGCGACCCACTCCTTCCAGTTCCATCAGATTGAAGGCCTGGTGATCGGCCGCAATATCCGCATGAGCGACCTGAAGGGCACCCTGCAGCAGTTCATGAAGGAGATGTTCGGGCCTAGTGCAGGCATCCGCCTGCGTCCAAGCTTCTTCCCGTTCACCGAGCCTAGCGTTGAGGTGGATGTAAGCTGCTTCAAATGCGGCGGCGAAGGCTGCCGTCTCTGCAAGCAGAGCGGCTGGCTGGAGATTCTCGGCGCCGGTATGGTGCACCCGAATGTGCTGCGGATGGGCGGATATGATCCGGAAATCTACAGCGGCTTCGCGTTCGGCATGGGCGCTGAACGGATCGCGATGCTGAAGTACGGCATCGACGACATCCGCTACTTCTACACGAATGATATGGGCTTTGTGAAGCAGTTCAAGGGTATTTAG
- the pheT gene encoding phenylalanine--tRNA ligase subunit beta yields MKVSTAWLADYISLEGVTADELADKITTAGIEIDGVERRNKGISGIVTGYVKSKEKHPDADKLNICIVDAGQGEDLQIVCGAKNVAAGQKVPVALVGAKLPGLEIKKAKLRGVLSQGMICSAKELGLNDKLLPKELQEGILVLPEHTEVGQDILKVLGLNDEILDFDLTPNRSDCLSMIGAAYEVSAVLGRELKLADPAAELVETGGKAADSITVTIEDEAFCSHYAVRYIAGVKTAPSPLWIQNRLMAAGVRPINNIVDITNYVMLEYGQPLHAFDGGQLQGGTIGVRFAREGEGLVTLDGQDRKLEPQMLVIADGSGAIGLAGVMGGLSTEVTADTVNIVLESAKFDGGTVRKTSRQLGLRSEASQRFEKEVDPNAVIPALNRAAALIARYAGGMVHEGVVQAGSVFGQEKVLPLSLEKLNRYLGTDLSLLEVKTLFGRLHFKCGDAAQGIVEVEVPTRRGDITQDVDLIEEIARLYGYDNIPTTLIEGTTTPGALTRQQSLRRELRRLLSLGGYQEVMGYSFIQPEQSKLFPMLAEGKQSVKLAMPMSEERSVLRTSLLPQLLDIALYNTNRRQGDLALFEIGNVFFTEEEVLTRQPSELPVLGLLLSGTRAAKQWNVTAEPVDFFDLKGALETVFAHLGLTDRVVYEGDAPEGYHPGRSASIYLLQAEGRVKIGTMGQLHPELQRQMDLEDTYVSEVLLQPLYDAARAQLQYSELHRFPGMERDIAVVVDDAVPAGHLIGAIREHGGTLLQNVQVFDVYTGGKMEAGKKSVALSLLYRHTEHTLTDEEVVEVHDKVVSALEQTFGAELRK; encoded by the coding sequence ATGAAAGTATCAACCGCCTGGCTGGCCGATTATATATCGCTGGAAGGGGTGACCGCAGATGAGCTGGCGGACAAAATCACCACCGCCGGCATCGAGATTGACGGAGTAGAACGCCGCAACAAAGGGATTTCCGGGATTGTGACCGGCTACGTGAAATCCAAAGAGAAGCACCCGGACGCCGATAAGCTGAATATCTGTATCGTCGATGCAGGGCAGGGTGAGGATCTGCAGATCGTCTGCGGAGCGAAGAATGTCGCGGCTGGGCAGAAGGTTCCGGTCGCGCTGGTAGGCGCCAAGCTACCGGGCCTGGAGATCAAAAAAGCCAAGCTGCGCGGTGTGCTGTCGCAGGGAATGATCTGCTCGGCCAAAGAGCTGGGCCTCAACGACAAGCTGCTGCCCAAAGAGCTGCAGGAAGGCATTCTCGTGCTGCCTGAGCATACAGAGGTGGGCCAGGATATTCTTAAGGTGCTTGGACTGAATGACGAAATCCTTGATTTCGACCTGACGCCGAACCGTTCCGACTGCCTGAGCATGATCGGTGCCGCTTATGAGGTAAGCGCGGTGCTGGGCCGCGAGTTGAAGCTGGCTGATCCGGCGGCAGAGCTCGTGGAAACGGGCGGCAAGGCAGCGGACTCCATCACGGTTACAATTGAGGACGAGGCATTCTGCAGCCATTATGCCGTGCGTTATATTGCCGGAGTGAAGACCGCGCCGTCCCCGCTGTGGATTCAGAACCGCCTGATGGCGGCCGGGGTACGTCCGATTAATAATATCGTAGACATCACCAACTATGTGATGCTGGAATACGGACAGCCGCTGCATGCATTTGACGGCGGGCAGCTCCAGGGCGGAACCATCGGTGTAAGGTTTGCCCGTGAAGGGGAAGGACTGGTTACCCTTGACGGACAAGATCGCAAGCTGGAGCCGCAGATGCTGGTTATTGCCGATGGTTCAGGCGCAATTGGCCTGGCCGGAGTGATGGGCGGACTCTCTACAGAGGTTACCGCAGACACCGTCAATATTGTGCTGGAGTCCGCCAAGTTCGACGGGGGAACTGTACGCAAGACCTCGCGTCAGCTGGGTCTGCGCTCGGAAGCTTCCCAGCGGTTCGAGAAGGAAGTGGATCCGAACGCGGTCATCCCTGCGCTTAACCGTGCGGCTGCACTGATTGCCCGGTATGCCGGAGGAATGGTGCATGAAGGGGTTGTCCAGGCTGGCAGCGTCTTTGGTCAGGAGAAGGTGCTGCCATTATCGCTGGAGAAGCTGAATCGCTATCTCGGCACAGATCTGTCACTGCTGGAAGTGAAAACCCTGTTCGGACGTCTGCACTTCAAGTGTGGTGATGCGGCCCAGGGAATCGTTGAAGTCGAGGTACCGACACGGCGCGGAGACATTACCCAGGATGTGGATCTGATTGAAGAGATCGCCCGCTTATACGGCTACGATAACATTCCGACCACCCTGATCGAAGGCACAACAACACCGGGCGCGCTTACCAGACAGCAGTCCCTGCGCCGCGAACTGCGCCGCCTGCTCTCGCTGGGCGGGTATCAGGAGGTTATGGGCTATTCCTTCATTCAGCCGGAGCAGAGCAAGCTCTTCCCTATGCTGGCGGAAGGCAAGCAGTCAGTGAAGCTGGCCATGCCAATGAGCGAGGAGCGCAGCGTGCTGCGTACCAGCCTGCTGCCGCAGCTGCTGGATATCGCCCTCTACAACACGAACCGCCGCCAAGGCGATCTGGCGTTGTTCGAAATCGGCAATGTGTTCTTCACGGAGGAGGAAGTGCTTACCCGCCAGCCGAGCGAGCTGCCGGTGCTGGGGCTGCTGCTGAGCGGTACGCGTGCAGCCAAGCAGTGGAACGTGACTGCCGAGCCGGTGGACTTCTTCGACCTTAAGGGTGCGCTGGAGACGGTATTTGCGCATCTGGGCCTTACGGATCGCGTAGTCTATGAAGGGGACGCGCCTGAAGGCTATCATCCGGGACGCTCCGCTTCCATCTATCTGCTTCAGGCAGAGGGCCGCGTGAAGATCGGTACGATGGGGCAGCTTCATCCCGAACTGCAACGCCAGATGGATCTGGAGGATACGTATGTATCCGAAGTCCTGCTGCAGCCTCTCTATGATGCGGCGCGCGCCCAGCTGCAGTACAGCGAGCTTCACCGCTTCCCGGGCATGGAGCGGGACATTGCGGTGGTAGTGGATGATGCAGTTCCGGCAGGGCATCTGATCGGGGCCATCCGTGAGCATGGCGGCACTCTGCTGCAGAATGTGCAGGTATTCGATGTCTACACAGGAGGCAAGATGGAGGCAGGCAAGAAGAGTGTTGCCCTGTCGCTGCTGTACCGTCATACCGAGCATACACTGACCGATGAAGAAGTTGTGGAAGTCCATGACAAAGTGGTCTCTGCGCTTGAACAAACTTTTGGCGCAGAATTAAGAAAATAG
- a CDS encoding sugar-binding protein translates to MDKKWVSGAGVVVLFILLSYLFIGFAHHSARMGNIVKELSGQPSQDKPGYHIVLIEQERYHPYWEMVEKGAAEAAAKYGIEIEFTGPVRNNMEEQISLLEKAIAAQADAIIVQGLNDEKFTPVIDKAVNRGIPVITIDTDAPASRRLAYVGTDNVAAGEALGRMVVKTTGGKGKIGVIIGSELAKNQLQRLDGLKNIVKDYSGMEIVDVRSSNISHMEAIQQAADMLRYHPEIDVMVGTSSTDALGVLQASRSLKRGPLTIIGFDNQAETLDAISRGAITATVAQQPYLMGNMAVRLLYDYFNGAELQPRYYTGVKVLDKINVQEGESL, encoded by the coding sequence ATGGATAAGAAATGGGTCAGCGGCGCAGGGGTTGTTGTGCTTTTTATACTGCTGTCATATTTGTTTATAGGCTTCGCGCATCATTCTGCCCGGATGGGCAATATCGTCAAGGAATTAAGCGGTCAGCCCAGTCAGGACAAGCCCGGATATCATATTGTGCTGATCGAGCAGGAGCGGTACCACCCGTACTGGGAGATGGTCGAGAAGGGGGCCGCGGAGGCCGCAGCGAAATACGGGATAGAGATCGAATTCACGGGACCGGTGCGCAATAACATGGAGGAGCAGATCAGCCTGCTGGAAAAAGCGATTGCCGCCCAAGCAGATGCGATTATCGTGCAGGGACTCAACGACGAGAAGTTCACGCCGGTGATTGATAAGGCCGTGAACCGGGGAATTCCGGTGATTACGATTGACACGGATGCTCCGGCCAGCCGGAGACTGGCCTATGTGGGGACCGACAATGTAGCTGCCGGTGAGGCGCTGGGGCGCATGGTAGTGAAGACGACCGGCGGGAAAGGAAAAATAGGCGTAATCATCGGCAGCGAGCTGGCCAAGAATCAGCTTCAGCGTCTGGATGGCCTAAAAAATATCGTAAAGGACTACAGTGGCATGGAGATTGTCGATGTCCGCAGCTCCAACATCTCGCATATGGAGGCAATCCAGCAGGCGGCAGATATGCTGCGGTATCATCCGGAGATTGATGTCATGGTCGGCACCAGTTCAACCGATGCGCTCGGTGTTCTGCAGGCATCGAGGAGCCTGAAACGCGGTCCGCTGACCATTATCGGCTTCGATAATCAGGCGGAGACGCTGGATGCCATCAGCCGGGGAGCGATCACAGCGACTGTTGCACAGCAGCCTTATTTGATGGGGAATATGGCGGTCCGGCTGCTCTATGATTATTTTAATGGTGCTGAGTTACAGCCCCGGTACTATACCGGTGTGAAGGTGCTGGATAAGATCAATGTGCAGGAGGGAGAGAGCTTATGA
- a CDS encoding sensor histidine kinase, translating into MSIRLKLLICIPLLVLLMSSVSFVLFQSGKNVQESYHLMMNRIMLYKEVSYEVGENMRSLNRFIMQVDTDSFPEVEKHLGAVLELRSRLDGMATIGGSGLPLMNYSHLIDTFVEQAGQMITEIDGQDANSLAGAYIEAEQTQRFIREEAQELVDLELDQYKPIYAEIMSTTAKLNRMGSLLVITAALLSICMAVWLSSSITGPIRRLVATAKQISKGRMDTKAPESVNNDEISILCRAFNGMIDNIQELMKENIKSAEKDRLVKELELKMLQSQINPHFLFNTLNSIAKLAYLEGAARTSDLTVSVSRLLRYNLQKLDQAVPLREEVEHVNEYINIQRARFRDRIAFEMEIDEQAMDGMVPCLTLQPIFENAFVHGLEQMEEGAILTLSIRYRSGQVEIVISDNGAGMNRETVARLMGSIQQEAPHFSGKGQSTGLGTHNVFKRLHLFFDGQQLIEINSSEGQGTAVLFRLPFRTSA; encoded by the coding sequence ATGAGTATCCGCCTGAAGCTGCTGATCTGCATTCCGCTGCTGGTGCTGCTGATGAGCTCGGTCTCCTTCGTATTGTTCCAGAGCGGGAAGAATGTGCAGGAGAGCTACCATCTGATGATGAACCGGATCATGCTGTATAAGGAGGTATCCTATGAGGTCGGCGAGAATATGCGCTCCTTGAACCGCTTCATTATGCAGGTGGATACGGACAGCTTCCCGGAGGTGGAGAAGCATCTGGGCGCGGTGCTGGAGCTGCGTAGCAGGCTGGACGGGATGGCGACCATCGGGGGCAGCGGACTTCCGCTGATGAACTACAGCCACCTTATTGATACTTTTGTGGAGCAGGCAGGCCAGATGATCACGGAGATTGACGGACAGGATGCGAATTCACTCGCAGGTGCCTATATCGAGGCGGAGCAGACGCAGCGGTTCATCCGCGAGGAGGCCCAGGAGCTGGTCGATCTGGAGCTTGACCAATATAAGCCGATCTATGCGGAGATTATGTCTACGACAGCGAAGCTGAACCGGATGGGCAGTCTGCTGGTGATCACTGCGGCGCTGCTTAGCATCTGTATGGCGGTCTGGCTGTCCAGCAGCATTACCGGACCGATCCGCCGCCTGGTGGCAACGGCCAAGCAAATCTCGAAGGGACGGATGGATACTAAGGCGCCGGAGAGCGTCAATAACGATGAGATCAGCATACTGTGCCGCGCTTTTAACGGGATGATCGATAATATCCAGGAGCTGATGAAGGAGAACATCAAGAGTGCGGAGAAGGACCGGCTGGTCAAGGAGCTGGAGCTGAAAATGCTGCAGAGCCAGATCAATCCGCATTTCCTGTTCAACACACTGAATTCCATCGCCAAGCTTGCGTATCTGGAAGGGGCGGCGAGAACCAGCGATTTGACCGTGTCCGTCTCACGTCTGCTCCGCTATAATCTGCAAAAGCTGGACCAGGCCGTTCCGCTGCGCGAGGAGGTCGAGCATGTGAACGAGTATATCAACATCCAGCGGGCCCGCTTCCGGGACCGGATTGCTTTTGAGATGGAGATTGATGAGCAGGCGATGGACGGGATGGTGCCGTGTCTGACGCTGCAGCCGATCTTCGAGAATGCCTTCGTTCATGGTCTGGAACAGATGGAGGAGGGGGCTATACTTACGCTGTCCATCCGTTACCGCAGCGGGCAGGTGGAGATTGTGATCAGCGATAACGGAGCGGGTATGAACCGCGAGACGGTAGCCCGGCTGATGGGATCGATTCAGCAGGAGGCGCCGCATTTCAGCGGCAAGGGCCAGTCTACCGGGCTTGGGACACATAATGTTTTTAAAAGACTGCATTTATTCTTCGACGGCCAGCAGCTCATCGAGATCAACAGCAGTGAAGGGCAGGGGACGGCGGTGCTGTTCCGGCTGCCCTTCCGGACCTCGGCCTAG